AGCCGTCGGTACCGcgggtcgacgccgccttTGTGGAATCGCGCATGAAGAGTTGGCGTAGGGCGGGGAGGgacccggcgacgaggccgacggccgtctcgatgTTGGACCAGAGGGGAATGTTGGCGATGTGGACTGGAAGCAGAGATGAGTCAGTGAGTGATGGATCTACGAGTGAGTGggtggcgaagaagaagggtcTCGAACGTACAGACGAGATCGTCGAGCGGACGGTTGTAGTGATCGATGTAGGGGGTGCGGACCATTGTCGATATCGAAGCACTATTGTGGTTGAAGCGACACGAGTCAGTCTGACGTGTTCATCTCGATCAGGGGAtggatgtccttgacgaAGGTCACCGAGGAACGTGACTTACAGAGAGCCGAAGGAAAGGATCGTGGAGACGACAATCTTGGTCGAGAGCTTCATCTGCGTCTGCCAGAGAATGATGGCCGGAAGAACGGCACAGGCGAGGTCCGTGGCAATGGTGCTCGCAGTCGACGTATACGACAAGCCCAGCATGGCGCTCATCGGGGAGCACTCGCCACGACCTTCTGCTATGAGGCTTGGGTTCCAGTTGGCCTCGACGGGGCGGCACAGCAGCAGGATGCCGATGAAGGTCGTGAAGAAGGTGGCGATTGTCAGCCCCAGCAGGACGTAGACGGCGATGCGCAGCTTGGGCATCGTGGTGGCGATCCGCAGGGTGGTGAAGCAGATTGATGACTTGACCAAGCACAAGGCAGCCACGTACAGCATCATCCAGATCATCAGATACTTCATCGATTCGCTTATCATTGTCGCGTTGAGGTCCGCGTTCCGCGTGCCCAGGCCGCTCAGAGCGCCAAGACAGGCGAGAGCCACATCGACGAGGTAGATGATCTAGCAGAATGTGTGTTAGTCAGTCCGACACCCGGGCGGCTCCAGGCACCATGTAGATGCCCTCGAGCTCTCCCCAACTACTACAATAGAGCCCGGTGTCCAAGGTGTTGCTTACCAGACCGCCCAGCATCAAACCATCGTCCAGGCTGAAGTTCCTCCGTTGGAGCCGGTGATATGTCCTCAAGCCCACCACGATCAGAGACGATACGCCGCCGACGATAGACACGACGAACAAGCTCAGGCCTGTGCCCTGGAGCGGGCTGACAAAGCGCTGATTGGGGTCCACGGTCGACATGTTTGTTTTCGCGAGAAGCACGACCTGTCACCTTTGGATTGAGCGAGGTTTTGACTTGAGATATAAGAGCACTGTAAAAGAACGACAAGAAACGAAAGATAGTGAGAGCCCGCAGAGCCACGGACGGTGGGGGGAGGCGGCACGAAGGGACAGCAGCAGTATTATGTATTATTATGTGTTCCGAAACTACACGGAGGCTAAACAAGAATCAACGTCAACTGTATGTACAAATCCTCTCTACTCGGATAACCTGCGAGAAACACGCGATAGGACAAGCGGTCCGGGTTTTCAACCCGGGTCCGGGGGGCTCTAAGTCTGCATCTACTATGCACTTCCTGTCAATCGCAAACAGTTCTATGTCGTGCTGATCTTGACTCGATATGGGCCGGCCCACACGGGATCCCTGGAAGATCCTTGGAAAATCCCTGAGCGGTCCCCGGAGAGGCATCAAAACCCGTTGAAGAACACTGAAGAATCCGCACCCACAGAGTAACAAGGCTCATTGGTTGgctcgttggcggcggcggttgggCACAAGAGTACAGAGTAGTATGTACTATGTGACACCACCAGTGGAACTCGAACGAGTCTTGACTCGCGCGCGCGAGTTGTTTGTGGAATGACCAGGTAACGAACGTTTGACCCGTTCCCCTCAACATTACGACGCTGAGGAACGATCGAGGTGTCTTCTCTTCGTATTGTTTATCGTGCTATCtacttcttttttttcttatGGTCTTTTGCCTTGAAGTTACAGATACATGACTCGAATTTTGAGGATATAACAAAGCCAATGAATAGTAGACGATAAACCCCGGATGGCTGCGATCAGTGGGGGGAAACCCGAGACTTTCTATACAAGATGACAGTTGCTCGTTTAGGAATTGCTCGACATGGGGGGGTATAGCCTCATGCCGGGCCGGCGTGCTTCAAAGGGCCTAGAGCCCTCTTTGGGGGCCCAGAAAATAGGGAGATAGGACACAGGATAGAACACGGGGATGATAGGCAAGACGTCGGGGCGGCCATGCTGTCTCCTGTTCTCCCTGTTTCCTTAATAACCATGCCCCCCGGACCCCGTTGTACGAAATAGTGCTtgactttttttttgttgttgcATGCCAATCTGACTCGACATTCGCTGGAAACGGACACATATTATACGTTATCCACAGCACGAATATCAAACCACTTTGTGCGCTGCCAGATAGACATCATGACCGCCTCCAAGATCACCGTTCCCATCACGCAAGCCCCTCCGTACAGGGTACATGAGGGCAAGACGGCCATCATCACGGGCGGCGCGAGGAGTGAGCTCACcccaccctcttcttccccccaATGGTTGTCGGCGGCCAGAGGCATCCTGCTAACGACAGAACCAACCACCaaggcatcggcgccgccatcgcccagAACCTTGCCTCCAAGGGCGCcaacgtcgtcctcgtctaCCTGACCGAGGCCTCGAacgcgcccgccgccacgctcgccgccgagctgtcCAAGGCGCACAACGTCAAGGCGCTCCCGGTGCGGGCCGACTTCAGCACGCCCGACGGCTGCGCTCGgattgtcgccgccgtcaagagCGAGCTGCCGCCCAACGCCAAGACGGGCAAGCCGCAGGTCGATATCCTCGTCAACTGCGCCGCCCTCTTCCACGCCATgcccctcgaggccgtcaacgtcgaggACTTCCACAAGGTCTACTCCATCAACGTCCTGGGCCCCATCCTGCTCACCCAGGCCGTCAAGCCGCTGCTGCCCACCGACCGCTCCGGCCGCATCGTCAACGTGTCGAGCGTCGGCTCCAAGGTCGGTCTCGAGTACCTGACGCTGtacggcggcagcaagggCGCGCTCGAGGCCATGACGCGCACCTGGGCCCGCGAGCTCAAGGAGAACTGCACCGTCAACTCGTGCAACCCCAGCTCCACCATGACGGACATGCTCCGCGGCGCCCCGGATGAGGCCAAGCAGGCCATCTCGAGCTGGTACCCGCTGACGCCGCTGTGCGGCATCCGCGACTGGGACTCGGACGAGCAGaaggagatggccgagaaGTACGGCGGCCGCGCCGGTTACCCCGAGGAGATCGCGGGCATCGTCGGCATGATCTGCTCGCCCGAGAGTGGGTGGATGACGGGATGCCTGATCAGTGCTAACGGAGGACAATGGATGGCCAGTTAGTTGTGTGTTATTGTTGCAGCGTTAAAATACATGATTCTCAGCTGAGCGGTCGTCACCACTTGCGTCGTCTTGTGGCGCGTCATAGTCCATACGCatggggagagggggagggaagaacCCCGACCCTCGCTCAGTCACTGCCGGTTTACGAACGGCTCGCACAAGCACTTATGCCCAGCAGGGTGTCACGCTATGGTACATTATCAGCAAAACTAACTTGGTTGATTCATCCCGTCGGCCCCCACACAATAGCCGATGCGAGCCCACCTTGCACACGGAAAGAATGCTCCTCAACCCTTCGAGCCAATACCACAACTTGCATGTAGTAGGCGTACGTAGGTAGGATCTGGCAGGCGACATGCGGCTTCCCGTGAACGGAACCGGTGCTGCCGTTGAACTGGACGGTATCCGCGAGACCTCCGATCCAGCTGCCGGGTGCGAGGCCACGGTACCTGTCGTTGGAGCGCATCCCCATCATTGACAATGCCGAACACCATCAGATGATTGCAGTCATCTGGAACAGTTCCTTGCTTCTCTGGAAATATACACCACACCAAGCCTGTAGCCGGCGGGATGGCGCTGGGAGCCGCCCCCTCTTTCTGGTCGTAACCGAGTGCAGTGCCCACCTGCCTAGCATTTCGACCCTGGGTAGGCGAAATGACGGTCCAGAAGGGCCTTGCCAGTCAGAGCTCGGGAGGAGTGCCCCCACGTATGACTATTGGACGTGAAGGTTGGGGTCCGAGGCGAATCGGGACCACAGAATGGGGGCGGTCGCCGCATCGGCAAGTCGTTCTGGTCTCCAGTGCCGGTGGAGTTGACCGAACCATCCTCGGCTGAAAAGGGTTAGCGAAAGAAAAGCCGAGACGAGACGTGGGTACAGTGCGTGTCGGAAACAAGATTCTTCGATACCTTCCTATCACTAAGCTGCTTTTCAAGCATGTACCTTACTACTGTGTGTATGTAGGCGCTTGCCTCAGGCGCTTGCCAAACAGCTAGCCTAAATCAGTTAACGATTCCTACCTATTCCTGGCCCGCCAATTCGACATATGACACTTGCAGGGGAAGTGGAGTGTCAAGCTTTACCGCCGCGCTAAGACTGACTTTATCAGCCGGACGGCACACTAAACGCCAATCATTTGTGCACCAACACCCACCCGGGCCACCCCTGACACAAGCGTTCGGCTGACGTCTGGATGCCCAATCTTCCCACCTCGCGCTTTACCAATCGG
This genomic interval from Colletotrichum higginsianum IMI 349063 chromosome 9, whole genome shotgun sequence contains the following:
- a CDS encoding p-type ATPase, coding for MSTVDPNQRFVSPLQGTGLSLFVVSIVGGVSSLIVVGLRTYHRLQRRNFSLDDGLMLGGLIIYLVDVALACLGALSGLGTRNADLNATMISESMKYLMIWMMLYVAALCLVKSSICFTTLRIATTMPKLRIAVYVLLGLTIATFFTTFIGILLLCRPVEANWNPSLIAEGRGECSPMSAMLGLSYTSTASTIATDLACAVLPAIILWQTQMKLSTKIVVSTILSFGSLASISTMVRTPYIDHYNRPLDDLVFHIANIPLWSNIETAVGLVAGSLPALRQLFMRDSTKAASTRGTDGSGGLHPASAGLVTIGGSGGTSKSKNRKGLKSNFEIDEAAKGDWTRLDEDSVSDKDSTVPIRGIRRDMTFEVEMSPQSGNKS
- a CDS encoding Short-chain dehydrogenase; this translates as MTASKITVPITQAPPYRVHEGKTAIITGGARSIGAAIAQNLASKGANVVLVYLTEASNAPAATLAAELSKAHNVKALPVRADFSTPDGCARIVAAVKSELPPNAKTGKPQVDILVNCAALFHAMPLEAVNVEDFHKVYSINVLGPILLTQAVKPLLPTDRSGRIVNVSSVGSKVGLEYLTLYGGSKGALEAMTRTWARELKENCTVNSCNPSSTMTDMLRGAPDEAKQAISSWYPLTPLCGIRDWDSDEQKEMAEKYGGRAGYPEEIAGIVGMICSPESGWMTGCLISANGGQWMAS